In a single window of the Nilaparvata lugens isolate BPH chromosome 1, ASM1435652v1, whole genome shotgun sequence genome:
- the LOC111054288 gene encoding alkaline ceramidase 3, protein MAPHSEIIGYWGPPTATIDWCEKNYEVNFYVAEMSNTISNLMMILPPIWGMVEVINQGFELRFIFCHFLLLVVGLGSWAFHMTLLYEMQLFDELPMVWGTCVLVYCLAVVKKPENDKMFSNGRLAICLVTFASSFTAVYLLWPQPLLQHSSYGVLVLISFAQEINLIRLKGCQVCKKLFIISLTTYLLGFFLWNLDKIFCSNLHSLRSSMSPYLSPVTQLHGWWHCFAGYATYLQVFICIHSNYDFKKSKKEKRKLELCQMGFGLRWFKPEKSR, encoded by the exons ATGGCACCTCATTCAGAAATAATAGGTTATTGGGGACCACCAACGGCAACGATTGATTGGTGTGAGAAAAACTATGAAGTAAATTTTTATGTTGCAGAAATGT CCAATACAATCAGCAATCTTATGATGATATTACCACCGATTTGGGGTATGGTTGAAGTAATCAACCAGGGCTTTGAATTGAGATTCATTTTTTGCCATTTCCTCCTTCTAG TTGTTGGTCTAGGCTCATGGGCTTTTCATATGACTCTTCTGTATGAAATGCAACTATTCGATGAACTTCCAATGGTGTGGGGTACTTGCGTACTTGTTTATTGTTT agCGGTTGTTAAAAAAcctgaaaatgataaaatgttTTCGAATGGCCGCTTGGCTATTTGCTTGGTGACATTCGCCTCATCGTTCACTGCCGTCTACCTGTTGTGGCCTCAGCCACTGCTGCAACATTCCAGCTATGGAGTTCTTGTTTTGATTTCATTCGCTCAAGAAATCAACTTGATTCGACTAAAGGGCTGTCAAGTCTGTAAAAAACTATTCATCATATCATTAACAACTTATTTGCTTGGGTTCTTCCTGTGGAATCTCGACAAGATCTTCTGCTCAAATCTTCA ttcTTTAAGGAGCTCGATGAGTCCTTACCTAAGTCCGGTTACGCAGCTACATGGCTGGTGGCATTGCTTTGCTGGCTATGCAACCTATCTGCAAGTTTTCATATG CATACATTCcaactatgactttaaaaagagcaaaaaggagaaaaggaagTTGGAGCTATGTCAGATGGGCTTCGGATTGAGGTGGTTCAAACCCGAGAAGAGTCGCTGA